The genomic stretch AGAAGACGCAAATCAAGTACTCAGCGAATTACGCGAAGGCTTGAACAGTGCCTACCGGGAGTTACGAGAATTGCTCACCACTTTCCGCTTAAAAATCGAAGGGGATGGATTGATCCCCACGCTTGAAAAAACCACCCTGGAATTTACTAAACGTGCAGGCATTCCTATTCAGTTTGATGCTTCCCTCAATGGTTGGCATTTATCCGCCAATGAAGAAATTCACATCATGCAAATCGTGCGTGAAGCGCTCGCGAATATCACCCACCATGCCAAGGCACAGCACGCCTGGGTTAGCATCACCCATATCGCAGACAACACGATTTCAGTTAACATTGAAGATGATGGGGTGGGAATTTCCACCAAACGCGCTGATACGCATCACTACGGTACGTCCATCATGCAAGAACGCGCGCGCAGCTTAGGCGGCACTTTGAAGATAGACCAGCGGGAAGGAGGTGGAACGCATGTCAATTTAAGCTTTCGTTCCGGTAACCGATTTATCCCCATCCAACCACTTCAGGACAACCTTGCGACATGAATCAGGTAATACATCAAACCATATTGATCATTGACGACCATCCCTTGTTTCGCAAAGGGGTCATCCAGTTAATTCAAACAGCGGAAGAATTTACCATCGTCGGAGAAGGTTCCAGCGGCGAGGAAGGCATCGAACTTGCCTATGACAAACAGCCTGACATGATCCTGCTGGATCTCAATATGAAAGATATGTCGGGCATAGATGTACTGAAAATATTGAAGGCAGCAGGTATTGAATCACGCATTATCATGCTGACCGTTTCCGACAGCGCCGACGATCTCATTGATGCCCTGCGTGCTGGTGCAGATGGCTATTTGCTAAAAGACATGGAACCGGAAGACTTACTCGCCAGCATTCGTTCCGCAGGTCAGGGTCAAATGGCGTTAAGTAATAGCCTGACGGGGTTGCTCGCCCACGCCCTGAAGGCAGAGAGCCGTCCCAAAAGCACTGATGAGGCAGGCTTAACCGACCAGGAAGGTAAAATACTGGATCATATCGCCACAGGAAAAAGCAACAAACTGATTGCCCGTGAACTCAATATTACCGAAGGTACGGTTAAAGTCCACGTAAAACATTTGTTAAAGAAACTGAATCTTAAATCACGCGTTGAAGCGGCCGTCTGGGCAGTGGAAAAAGTTAGAAGAGCTTAAAGCAAGCATCACTTTGCAACCGGATTCCAACTATCTATTTGCACATGTAAATTAATTGCAACGCCCATTATTCTTGAAAAGCTTTCATATTTTCCAGACACATCTATCATGAATGATCTAGCTTAGAATCAATATGAAGCTGTATTTCCTTGCCAATCCAATCTTCCTGATACAAATCAGGCTTTATTCTGGAAGGTGATACTAAAGTTTTAAGCCCAGATTCCGATATAAACAGATGCGAGCACAATTTAACGATGCTACAAATATTGCCATCGTAAAAAAAACTTAACTTTTTGCAGAGCGGCTCTTGCGAACGGATTAACCATAGTTAAATCTGCAAATCCTAATACAAACTGGTGCACCATTAAGGCTATCAATCAATTGGTTAGTTTTCAAAAGAACAAAACCATCATCACAACGACACTGCAAGTCCTGTTGCTTATTACAGTCATTGCCGGCATCAAAATGGTGTCCACCTCAAACTGGCAGTTTGCACCGGAAGATTACATCCTGCTGCTGTTTTTCATTGCTGGATGGATGCTGATTATTAGACGCGCCCTTACCTTCAAAACACAAAATTACACAGACTGGCAAAAAACCAGCGCAGAATTTGAGCAGCTAACCCAGAAAACCCAAGGGCTCTTTAATGATATGGCGCGTGAATTCAATGCTCAGTTTAACGAGGCCAAACATGAGCTGACCCAACTCAGAGTCCTTCTGGAAGATGCTATTCACAAATTACTCACCAGCTTTACTGCTATAGAAAATCAGACGCGGCAGCAGCACGCTATTTACTTGAAGCTAACAGAGAACATCAGCCATGAAAAGCTGATTGAAACTGAAAGCAGTGCCAACAATGATGCTCTCGTCGCGCAAATCGGAACATTATCAGAGCAAACCGGACAAAATGTACGTACCACCATTACCTCATTACAGTTTCAGGATCTGGCAGCACAAATTATTGCCCACGTAAGCAATCGGTTAGACTCCCTCGAAAGCATCATGAAAAACATTTCAAATGTTCACATGACACTCAACCAACATGATTCGGATAACTTAAGCAACTTGATTCAGAATCTGAATCACTTCAAGAAAGCGATCAACGAAGCCTCAGAACTGATCAGCAAAGCAAAATACAATCCGGTCTCTCAAACTCATATGGGCGCAGGTGACATTGATTTGTTTT from Sulfurirhabdus autotrophica encodes the following:
- the narL gene encoding two-component system response regulator NarL; amino-acid sequence: MNQVIHQTILIIDDHPLFRKGVIQLIQTAEEFTIVGEGSSGEEGIELAYDKQPDMILLDLNMKDMSGIDVLKILKAAGIESRIIMLTVSDSADDLIDALRAGADGYLLKDMEPEDLLASIRSAGQGQMALSNSLTGLLAHALKAESRPKSTDEAGLTDQEGKILDHIATGKSNKLIARELNITEGTVKVHVKHLLKKLNLKSRVEAAVWAVEKVRRA